The Syntrophales bacterium genome includes a window with the following:
- a CDS encoding helix-turn-helix transcriptional regulator, with amino-acid sequence MSRKILLYQTFSDIIKTQMKGEYLMTLSEKIKKERTKRKITLEGLAKAVGSSKGYIWQIENDPNIKPSAQLIAKIAKSLNVTIDYLVDSEKEKMGTPDNSLVFFRNFEELNKESQETLLRQMEALMGVLKEQDEAKS; translated from the coding sequence ATGTCAAGAAAAATATTGTTATACCAAACTTTCTCTGATATTATAAAAACACAAATGAAGGGAGAATATTTAATGACACTATCTGAAAAGATTAAAAAAGAAAGGACAAAACGCAAAATTACCCTTGAAGGATTAGCTAAAGCTGTTGGATCGTCGAAGGGTTATATATGGCAAATTGAAAATGACCCGAATATTAAACCTTCAGCACAACTTATCGCAAAAATTGCAAAATCCTTGAATGTCACTATCGATTATCTCGTTGATTCTGAGAAAGAAAAGATGGGGACACCCGATAATTCTTTGGTGTTTTTCCGGAATTTTGAAGAACTTAATAAAGAGTCACAAGAAACACTTCTAAGGCAAATGGAAGCATTAATGGGAGTATTAAAGGAACAAGATGAGGCTAAGAGTTGA